From Nitrospiria bacterium, a single genomic window includes:
- a CDS encoding NIL domain-containing protein — protein MASLKVHITFPENKIKEPIIYQIGQKYQVITNVRRADVTEKTGWVDLELTGDPKEIERAVEGLKKMGVKVDPIERNIIE, from the coding sequence ATGGCCAGCCTGAAGGTTCATATCACGTTTCCGGAAAACAAGATCAAGGAGCCGATCATCTACCAGATCGGCCAGAAGTACCAGGTGATCACGAATGTCCGGCGGGCCGACGTCACGGAAAAAACGGGATGGGTGGACCTGGAGCTGACCGGCGACCCGAAAGAGATCGAGCGGGCCGTGGAAGGCCTGAAAAAAATGGGCGTCAAGGTGGACCCCATCGAACGCAATATTATCGAATGA
- a CDS encoding M67 family metallopeptidase produces the protein MLNIPKAIYDQMLVQARAEAPNECCGLLAGRDGTVDRIFPMTNIERSPVRYLIDPKEQFAAFKDMRAKETELLAIYHSHPQTEAYPSATDVRLAYYPDAVYIVISLRDRGRPVVNAYRIVDDTITPEEWKVDGPTHPA, from the coding sequence ATGCTGAACATTCCGAAAGCGATCTACGACCAGATGCTGGTCCAGGCCCGGGCCGAGGCGCCGAACGAATGCTGCGGCCTGCTGGCCGGGCGCGACGGGACCGTCGACCGGATTTTTCCCATGACCAATATCGAGCGGTCGCCGGTCCGCTACCTGATCGATCCCAAGGAACAGTTCGCGGCCTTCAAGGATATGCGGGCCAAAGAGACCGAGCTGCTGGCGATCTATCATTCCCATCCGCAGACGGAGGCCTACCCGTCGGCCACCGACGTCCGGCTGGCCTATTATCCCGATGCGGTTTACATCGTCATCTCGCTTCGCGACCGCGGCCGTCCCGTCGTGAACGCCTACCGGATCGTCGACGACACGATCACGCCGGAGGAGTGGAAGGTCGATGGACCGACGCATCCCGCATGA
- the moeB gene encoding molybdopterin-synthase adenylyltransferase MoeB, with the protein MDFTEEQIQRYSRHIILKEVGGKGQQKIAKSKVLCIGAGGLGSPAALYLAAAGVGTLGIVDADTVDLSNLHRQVIHTTARLNTPKVESARATIAAMNPDVKVRTYPVRLTSENVMEILRDYDVVLDGSDNFPTRFLMNDACFFTKKTLVSASIFRFDGQLTTIKAHAGYPCYRCLYHEPPPAGLVPSCQEAGVLGVLAGTVGVLQATEALKEILGIGRPLYDRLMIYDALEMTFREVKIHKDPNCPLCGKSPRITTLLDYEQSCTL; encoded by the coding sequence ATGGACTTCACCGAAGAGCAGATACAGCGTTACAGCCGTCATATTATTTTAAAAGAGGTCGGGGGAAAGGGGCAGCAGAAAATCGCCAAATCCAAGGTCCTCTGCATCGGGGCCGGCGGTCTCGGATCGCCCGCCGCGCTGTACCTGGCCGCCGCCGGCGTCGGGACGCTCGGCATCGTGGACGCCGACACGGTGGATCTGTCCAACCTTCATCGGCAGGTGATCCATACCACCGCCCGCCTGAACACGCCCAAGGTCGAATCGGCCCGGGCGACGATCGCCGCGATGAACCCGGACGTCAAGGTCCGGACCTATCCCGTGCGCCTGACGTCCGAAAACGTCATGGAGATCCTCCGCGATTACGACGTCGTGCTGGACGGCTCCGACAATTTTCCGACGCGCTTTCTGATGAACGACGCCTGCTTTTTCACGAAGAAGACCCTGGTCTCGGCCAGCATCTTCCGGTTTGACGGCCAACTCACGACGATCAAGGCCCATGCCGGTTATCCCTGCTACCGCTGCCTCTACCACGAGCCGCCTCCGGCCGGACTGGTTCCGAGCTGCCAGGAAGCCGGCGTGCTGGGCGTGCTGGCCGGAACGGTGGGCGTTCTCCAGGCGACGGAGGCCTTGAAGGAAATTCTGGGTATCGGACGGCCCCTCTACGATCGACTGATGATCTACGACGCCCTGGAAATGACCTTCCGCGAGGTCAAGATCCACAAGGACCCGAACTGCCCGCTCTGCGGAAAGTCGCCCAGGATCACGACGCTCCTGGATTACGAGCAGTCCTGTACCCTCTGA
- a CDS encoding MoaD/ThiS family protein codes for MSVKVRIPTPLRSLTAGQSVVEVAGKDIGEVIERLEKQYPGIKTRICDEENQIRRFVNIYVNEEDIRFKQGQATLLREGDEVSIIPAIAGGAGGEGGRWPA; via the coding sequence ATGTCGGTGAAGGTTCGAATTCCCACGCCGCTGAGGTCGCTCACCGCCGGACAAAGCGTGGTGGAGGTGGCCGGAAAAGACATCGGAGAGGTGATCGAGCGCCTTGAAAAACAATACCCCGGCATCAAGACCCGCATTTGCGACGAAGAGAATCAGATCCGGCGCTTCGTCAATATCTACGTGAACGAGGAGGACATCCGGTTCAAACAGGGACAGGCGACCCTTCTGCGCGAAGGGGATGAAGTCTCGATCATCCCGGCGATCGCGGGCGGCGCCGGGGGGGAGGGCGGACGATGGCCAGCCTGA